ACGCGACTTTTAGTAGTTGGTGGGGCAGGAAGTTTGTATCTGGATGATAGCCTAACTACCCAACTCTATCAGACACCTGATTTTCCGGAGGATTTCTTCCCATTGGCAGAAGCGATGAGTAAGGGCTTGGCAGCACTCCGTAAGGTATCAAAGGTCAATTGGACCTATATCAGTCCTGCGGCAGATTTTGAAGTAGATTATCCAAAAACAGGTGAGTATCTTCTTGCGGGGGAAATCTTTACGGTGAATCAAGCTGGTGAAAGCAAAATGAGCTATGCAGACTATGCGATTGCCATGGTAGATGAAATCGAACATGGAAATCATCTGAATGAGCGGATTTCTGTTCTTGGAAAGTAGGTTGATAGGATGTACCCTTATCGCAGTCAGATTTACCTAGGAGAAGTTGCACTTTATGTGGAGGATGTGTATCGG
The window above is part of the Streptococcus himalayensis genome. Proteins encoded here:
- a CDS encoding NAD(P)-dependent oxidoreductase, coding for MKLAVIGANGQAGQAIVAEAVARGHEVTAIVRSSNQSQAQAVLQKDLFDLESADLSGFDAVVSAFGAFTPETLPQHTTSLEHVASILAGSDTRLLVVGGAGSLYLDDSLTTQLYQTPDFPEDFFPLAEAMSKGLAALRKVSKVNWTYISPAADFEVDYPKTGEYLLAGEIFTVNQAGESKMSYADYAIAMVDEIEHGNHLNERISVLGK